The bacterium genome segment ATCCGCCCCGTCGCCGTGCGGATGATCGCCCAGGTGCGCGCCGCCTTCCCCGACGCACCCATCATCGGCACCGGCGGTATCGAGAACTGGCACGACGCCGCCGAGCATATAATCGCCGGGGCGAACGCCGTCAGCCTCGGCACCGTCAACTTTTACCAGCCCCACGCCGCCCGCACAATCGCCCTGGGCCTGCGCCGACTCCTCGCCCGGCGCGGGATGGCCCACCTCGGCGAGCTGACCGGCTCCTTAAAAATATGAGATGCCCCTACTGCGGTGAAGACTCCGACAAGGTAACCGACACCCGTCCCTCCAAGGGCGGCGAGCTGGTGCGCCGCCGGCGGGAATGCCTGCACTGCGCCCGCCGCTAGACAACTTACGAGAAGGTCGAGGAGCCGGAGCTTAAGGTGGCCAAGCGCGACGGACGGCGGGAGCGCTTCGACCGGGCGAAGATAATGACCGGCCTGGAGAAGGCCTGCGAAAAGCGACCCATCAGCCACGACCAGCTAGAAACGGTGGTGGCCCGGGTCGAGACCGAGCTCCGCAACCGCCTGGGCGACGAGGTGGAGTCCAGCGAGATAGGCGAGCTATTGATGCAAGAGCTGGCCGATCTGGACGACGTGGCCTACGTTCGCTTCGCCAGCGTTTACCAACAGTTCGCCCACACCGACCA includes the following:
- a CDS encoding ATP cone domain-containing protein; amino-acid sequence: MAKRDGRRERFDRAKIMTGLEKACEKRPISHDQLETVVARVETELRNRLGDEVESSEIGELLMQELADLDDVAYVRFASVYQQFAHTDQFTDVLRRLREDRRRRRTKKKTEEGQTLF